TAGTTCGTACTTGCGGTACTCGACGGAGAAGCCGCAGCAGTCCCAGTTGTAGGAGGTCTGCAGAGCGGCATACTGGACCGAACCTACGTTGAGGTCCAGGCCGGCGTTTCCGGCGACCGAGAGGCCCGCGCGAGTGGGGGCGCCGAAGCCCAGGAGTACGCGCATCTGGCTGAAGTCGGAGACGGCGGATGCGATGCCCTCGGAGTATGAGCGGCCGGGTGCGTTGAGGCGGGCGTAGGAGAGGCCGGCGAAGGTGACACCCTCGTGGACGTCGACGAAGACGTTTGAGGAGGTGAACTTCTTTGCGCCGGTGTCGTAGTCGACGTCCCATTCGAAGTCGACCTTTTCCGAGGCGCGCATGCGGAGACGGGAGATGAGCGGGGAGATCTCGCGGGGCTCGGTGAGGAAGGCAATTCCGGAGAAGTCGAGGGTGGAGTCGAAAAGGTTGCGGCGTCCGTTCTGGACAGCTCCGCCGAAGGTGGGGTTGAAGAAGTATTTCTGGGTGAGACGCCAGGTGATCCACTCGCGAGTTCCGCAGCCGGGCTGGGGGGCGACGCTGTCCGTGGGGGTGTCGATCATGCTGTCGACGGAGCTGAGGAGGGGATTTTCGATCTGTTCGGCGTCGGTGGTGCAGGGGGCCTTACGCGCGCGGGGGCGGAGGAAGAGGCGCTGCGTGACGCCATATTCAAGCTCGTTGGTGTTGCTGGCCAGGTCTCGGTCGTCGAAGCGGAGGATGTTGGCGAAGTTGTTTATGCCGGTGACGTAGCGGTAGGTCACGGAGGGCTCGACGGTGTGTTTAACGTCACTGCCGAGGACGCGGCGGATGAAGCCGGAGTCGAAGGTGCGTTCGATAACGGGGGCGCGGGCGTCGACCTGGATCTCGACGTCGGAGCGATTGATGCCGGCGGTGCTCTCGGTAGGGTTCGGGATGATGTTGGAAGAACGGCTGCGGTTGTAGTAGGTTTCGCGGGCGCCGATGCTTGGGCGGAGATGCCAGCCTCCGGCGTTCAGAGGGTAGGCAAGTTCGGGATGGAGATCGAATCGCTCGACGACGCCAGCGGTCTGGAAGTTGGGCTGAACGCGCTTGAGACCCGAGGCGTCGACGTCGAAGTTCCAGACGAAGCCGCTGCGGCCGAGGGCGTGGTCGACGGAGGAAAGATCGAGGGATGGGACGTGGAAGATCCGGACTTGCTGGCCGACAATGATGGAGCCGTCGGCGGCGACGGAGGCGATTCGTTTGAGGCCCTGGTAACGGTCGACGAGGCCGGTGGCGACGTATCCGTCGTGGTCGTGAGTGACGTAGACGTCAGAGAGGATGTCGGAGGAGACGGCCTGGTTGAAGCTCTCGGAGAAGGCGGCGCGGTAGGTGAAGGAGGAGAGGTACTCGACGTCGGTGGCGACGCGGGTGTGAGGGGTGAAGTCGTGACGGCCGGAGAGAAGGAAGTCCTCGCCGCCCTGGTTTGCGGAGCCCTGGAGACGATCGAGGAGGCCGGAGTAGTGGGCGCGGACGAAGTCGTCGTTGCGGCCACGAAAGCGGAAGGTGGCCATCTGGGAGTAGCCACGGAGGGAGAAGTACTCGGCGCCGACGGTGAGGTCGGTGCTGCGGTTGATGGCGAGGTAGACCTGTTCGCCGATGATGAGGCCCTTGGAGGAGGACTGTGAGATAACAGGGATGAGGAAGCCGCTCTGCCGGTCCTCGGTGTCAACGGCGTGGGTGACGTACGGCAGGTAGAGCACGGGGACGTTGACGAGGTGAAAGATGCTGTTACTGGCCCTAGCGCGTTCGCCGTCGATGTTGAAGTGGCCGGCGGAGAGGATCCAATCGGGATGGGGCAGGGCGCAGGAGGTGACGGAGCCGTCGTACACGTCGTAGGCCTGGGGGCCGGTTTTGACGACAAGGCGGCCGTTGAAGAGGAAGGGGTTGCCGTTGGTGTAGACGAGGCGGGAGTTTTTCTTCTTGATGCCGACCGAGCCCTTGACGTCGTAGAAGCGGCCAGTCTGGGTCTTGAGGTTCATGGTGCCGTGGGAGGCTTCGATACGTTCCTGGTTTGTGCCCCCGGTCGCGACGAGATGGCCGGTGGCGACGAGGTCGCCGGATTCGCGGTCGTACTCGACGTGATCGGCCTCGACGGTGCGGTCGCCGTAGGTGATGACGACGCTGCCATCGAGGGTGAAGTGGCCGGCCACCGTGGTCTGGGTATCGGCAAGGATCTTGATGTCCGAGGCTTCGTCTTTGGCGGGAACGATCCGGGCGACGGGGTATTGCGGGGGAGCTTCTGGAAGGTCTTCCGCTGTTGCCTGGGGGGGTGCCTTGGTGGTCAACTCCTGGGCCGAGAGTTGTGCCCTCGATAAAGAGAGCAGCGTGGTAGTTAAGAAGATGAAGCTACCCAATTGAGATTTCAAGCGGGGCAAGCGAGGCTTTCCTGGTTGCGTAGGCTGAGTAGGGAATGGAATGCAGGGAATGGGCTCCGGAAGTGGAACCAACTGCCGGCCGCCTGCTGAACTGCCTTGATTCATGCTTGTACGCGTACCACCAGATTCAGGCTAAACGATTTCACGGAAGCGGGTCAGGGTTTGAGCAAAATGAGCGCTGCACAACTGGAGACGTCCGATCACGACGAGGCGTTAGCGCACATGGTGTCCTCGCCACTGAAGCAACAGGTGGCGGAACGGCTGGCGGCGCATCGGGCCCGGCGCACGAGGATTGGCCGGGAGCAGACGAGTCACCAGCCCACGCTGCTTGAGGCCCCGGCTCCTGCCCCGGCACGTGTGAACAAGATCGCCGCCGCGGTGGCGGAGCGATATGCGCAGTCGCAGAGCTACAACGCGTTTCTTCAAGCCGAAGCGGAGAAGGCGCTGCAGCAGGCGCAGGCGGCGGCGGAGGTCGCGGCACGCAATGCCCGAGCGATCGCCGAGGCGCAGAGAGAGATGCTCGCTGAGATGGCGCACAAGGCAGAGATCGAGGCGGCGGAACGGGCTGTGTTTGCGCCAGTTCTGGTTGAGCCGATCGCGCTCGCACCGGTCGTGGTTGCGCCAGTCGTGGTTGCGCCGGTTGCGTTCACTCAAGTTGCCGAGATCTATGTAGAGCCAATTGCGGAGCCGTTGGCTGTAGAGCCGCAGGCGCGGTGGTTCAAGGAAGAGATGCCACCAGCCGCCGCTCCTGTTGCGCCGCCGGTGGCGAAGCAGAAAGTGACCGTGAAGCAGACGTCGTCGTCCGGGTTCTCGGTGCGGCTGTATGAGGATGTTGGACGGCCTCACAAAGATGTGTCGCGGCGGGAGGGGAGTCTCGATTTTGAAGCCGAGGTTCGCCTGGATGACGAGGAGAGACGGGCGCTCGATGAGGAGATCGAGTTTCGGCAGGCTCCTACGTTTGAGCTGGAGCGGCCCACGACTCCTATTCCGGGAAACCTGCTCGAGTTTCCCCGGCAGCTTGTTGCGACGCGGAAGGCTCGGCCTCGGTATGCCGAGGGGCCGCTTCGCGAAGATGGCGCGATGGCCCATGACGGAGCACAGCTTCGAATCTTCGAGGTCGAGGCGACGCAGATCTCGGCGGCTCCGGCAGGGGAGTCGGTGGCGCCGGAGTGGTCTTCGATCTGGCTCGATGCGCTGAAGCCCGAGGTGCAGGAAGAGGTTGTTGAAGAGAAGGAGTACTCGGTGGTGCTGCCACCGCAGACTGCTCCGGTTTCGCGACGGGTCATGGCTGGGTTAGTTGACGGATGCCTGGTGACTGGCGCTACGGTGGCGTTTGGGACGGGGTTTGCGTATTATGCGCCCGCACTGCCTTCGCTGCCGGTGATGGGCATTGCGGCGGGTGGGGTGTTGGCGGCATTCTTCCTGATATACCAGATGCTCTTCTTTACCTTCTCGGATTCGACCCCTGGGATGCGGTACGCGCGGATCGGGCTGTGTACCTTCTCGGACGACAACCCAACTCGTGCAGCGATGCGGCGCAGGACGTTTGCCATGCTGCTGGCCTTGCTTCCGCTTGGTTTTGGATTCCTGTGGGCTTGTCTTGACGATGATCGGCTGGGGTGGCACGATCGCATCTCGCGGATGTATCAGCGAAGCTACTAAAGGCGCGTCGGGTATCCTGATGCAAGGAATACCCAGGATCCCGGTGCCTCATCTCCCTTTTAGTGTCCATCTGACCTCACACCAACAGGCGGCGGCCGCCGGTGTGGGGTTGTTCGCCGTGGCGGCAGGCGTCTTCCTTATGGTGCTTCGGAAGCCGAGACCGACTCCGGAGCAGGTGGAACGAGCTCGGCGGGAGAGACTGGCTCTGACCGGGCGGATCACGGATGGGAGTCTAGTGGATACGACCATGGTCGATGGGAGTTTTCTGGGGGAGGATTTCCGGACGGACGAGACGTCGCCGCACAAGCTGATGTATCACTACGGGATCGCAGGAGTGCGGTATGAGGCGGTGCAGGATGTGTCGGTGCTGCAGGATCGGGTGCGGGGGGTGCGGATCGACCTGCCGATCCAGGTGCGGTACGACCATTTGAATCCGGCAGATTCGATTGTGGTGGCTGAGGATTGGAGCGGGTTGCGGCTGCGGCGTGGCGATGAGACGGACCAGGCGCAGGCTTGAGTTGGCTTACGGCATGCCCATCTGGGCGTTGCCAGCGGTCACCATGTTGACGATGCGCTGGATGAAGATGGCGCGGGTGTTGATGTGGCGGGCGACGTCGGGTAAGAACTCGGTGATGAGATTGTTGACCGGGTCGGTGGCGAGGCCGGTGGCGATGCGCTCTACCGTGGATGGGCCGTTTCCATGGACGCCGGGGACGTAGAGGTTGCTGATCTCGGCGCTGATGGGGTAGGTGAAGAGGACGGCGTAGTTGGGCATGGAGGAGCCGTCGTCGTGCTGGGCGATGATGGTGCGGGAGAGAGCGTGGACAAGGCGGTGGCGGAAGGGGGCTCCGGGTTCGCGGTGATAGTGGGGATCCTCATGGAAGAGTGAGGGAATGAGAAAGGTTCCGAAGAACTCGCCGGTGACGTCCTGGGAGAAGCTGTAGCCGGTGTCGCGAAGGAAGCCACCGAAGCCCGGGCCATAGGCGGTGTGTGAGTTGGTGTCAACGGTGAAAGCGGCAGTGCCTACGATGGTGATGATGTTGCCGGGATCGCGGAAGTTATGGAAGGCGAGGTAGGCCTTCTGGGTGGGCGTCATGGGAACGGGCGCGGTGGTGTCGAGGAAGCGGTGGTAGGGGTTGATGGCGATGCAGGGGGGCTGGGGCTCGCCGGTGACGAGGGCCGAACTGGGGCAGGGTGGCAGCGGTGCGGGGGCGGTGGGGAGACTCCAGCTTGGAGCGTTGGGGAGGGCTTCCGTGTGGAACGCGGGGAGCGCGTCGACGTAGGCGAGGGTTTCGTTCTCGCGGACGATCGCCGCGATGGTTGATTCGGCAGACCCGGAGCCTTCGGTGAGGACGGTTGCGCTGACGGCGTGCGGGGTGGAAGTGTGAAACGTGGTCTGAGCGTGGAGCGCAAGACCGGGCAACAGGAGGAGGGAGGTGATATCGAGGCGTCGTCTTCGCGGCGTCATGGTCTTGCTCCTTCCGGTTCCTTTCTTCCTATCGACGGATTCCTTTTCTTCTGCTTCGTAAGACGCAAATCTTTCGGGTCGGGTTATGACGCTTTTGGGGAGTTTTTTGGGGTGGTGGGAGTCACCGGTCGTCGTGGCCGATCAGCGGCGATGGGGAGACGCGGCTCCGAGGAATCTCACGAGGCGGACCTCTTCCTAAAAATAGACGAGTGATGCAGAAACGGTGTCCTTCCCCTGATCACTATGGGAATGGCCGATGATAAGCATCGTCCTATCTCTCGAGCACCCTGGAAGGACCGTATGTCTTATCTTTTCAAAGGAAAGCTTTGCGGCTATCTCTGCGTCGATTGTTCCGAGCCTCTTTCGGACATCATCGTCCGTCTCTATCGTCATCAGCCGAATCAAAATGTGACAAGACTCGCCGTGGCCAATCCCAAGGACACGCTTGCCGTCCTCGATGCCGAGACGCTGCGCGGCAAAGAAGGTTCTCTCTTGGCGGAGGGCCGGACTGACGCGCAAGGCGCGTTCGCCATCGAAATCAGCGAACGCGGCTACGAAGGGGAAGCGTTCGAGGTCGATATCTATTGCGGCACCGTGCCGCACCGTAAGGTGGGCCGCAGGGTAGCGGAGCCGCGGCAGGCGACCATCACCACGATTCAGCCGATCTGGGGACGCACAGACGGCGGGTTCGTGGCGGGTTGGAATTACTGCATTCCGTACCGGTTCTGGTGCTACTTCCGGAGTCTGTTCGATGCGTGGGTGATCTGTGGGCACGTAACGCAATGCCAGACGAAAGGCGCGATCGCAAATGTGAAGGTCACAGCCTTCGATACGGACTGGATCCAGGACGATGATCTTGGCTCTGCGTTCACCGACGCCAGCGGCCACTTCCGCATTGACTACACGCATGAAGACTTCGAGAAGACACCGTTCCCTTTCATCAGCTTCGAGCTGTCCGGCCCGGACCTCTACTTCCACGTGGAGGACTCCGGCGGCACGGTGCTTCTGCAGGAACCCTCATCGCGCGGCCGCGACCGCGATAGGGAGAACTCGGGGCCATGCTTCTGCGTCGACCTGTGCGTTGACGTCAACCCTACCCCGCCGTTCAACAATCCCCTGTTCACGCACGTCGGTGACTTCGACATCAGTGGCGACATCAGCAGCACGAATGGACTCACCAATAAGATGGTGCTCGGCCACGGCGGTCCGAACTACGGATTCACAGGCGACCTGAAGCTCAAGGGCTTCTGCCCGAAGACTTCGCCCGTGGGAAGCCCCGATCCGATGCAGTACCGCTTCCTCTACACGACTCCGACGGTTCTCACCCAGCAGCCGATCACCGGCGGGATGCTGACTCCGGTCGTCGTAGGAACACGGCTCATTCAGTGGGACGTGTTTGGCACGGGCCTCGCCTATACCTTCCAGGACCTTTACATTCAGGGTTCGGGCGCGACACCGGATCCCACGCCGACGCCTGTGCTGCCTCCCGGAACACCGTGGGGTGCGCCGCCACCACATATCATCGTTCCCGACGCGGATGGATGGATCGCGGTCGACCAGAATGGGCTGGATAGCGGATTCTATGGCCCTCTGCTACGCTTCGTCTCGGCCTCCGTCGTCACCGGAGGGGTCGCGCCCGGGAACGGGGCGGGCCTTGCTCTTACGACGCCCGAGGGGGGGATGAGCATCAGCATCTTCTTCGAGGCCGGTCCCATCGGTCAGCCTGCTACCTTCACGAACAACCTGCCGAATATCTTCATCAATAACTGGACCCAGGTCTCGGAGCTGGACTTGACGGAGTTTCATACCGTCGGGGCTACTGCCTGCTCGGAGATCACGAACAGCCTGGATATCCTTTACACAGCCGACCACGAGCTCATGGCTTCGTGGGGCCTGGGAATCAGTAGCGCGGCGACTATCCCACTTCCACTGCCGGTATATCCAAGCGGCTCGGCACCCCGAGGCGGAATAGGAACATTTCACATCGATGTGTCGCTGTGGCCATCCTGCTCGTACCTGATCGGATTGACCACACGCAAATCGCTCACCGACGGGGAGACAGATGACTCCGGCGCAACAAGTCAACTGACGTTCTGTAAATAACCCAGGGAATTCTGGAGCGGGCCATCAACTAACGGCCCGCCCTGTTCTCTATGTCGTACTCAAGAAGTTGGTTATTCGGTCCAGCGCTTGAAGACTAACGAACCATTTGTGCCGCCGAAGCCGAAGGAGTTCGACAGGGCGTAGTCGATCTTCGCGGGTTGGGGCTTGTTTGGGACGTAGTTTAGGCGGCACTGAGGGTCCAGTTCGACGATGTTCATCGTTGGGGGGGCGATCTGGTGAAGCATGGCGAGGATGGTGATGCCTGCTTCGAGGCCGCCGGCTCCACCGAGGAGATGGCCGGTCATGGACTTTGTCGAGCTGACGAGGAGCTCGTGATTCTTCGCGCGGTCGCCGAAGAGGTTCTCGATGGCGCGCGACTCTAAAGCGTCGCCCAGGGGCGTCGAGGTGGCGTGGGCGTTGAGGTAGTCGATTTTGCCGGGTTCGATTCCAGCCACCTTGAGGGCAGCGTTCATGGCACGGTAGCAGCCTTCGCCCTCGGGAGCCATGCCGGTCATGTGGAAGGCGTCAGCGGACATGCCGTAGCCGATGACTTCAGCGAGGATCTTGGCTCCGCGAGCCTTGGCGAACTCGAGTTCTTCCATGATGAGGATTCCGGCGCCTTCGCCGACCACAAAGCCATCCCGGTCCTTGTCGAAGGGGCGGCAGGCGTGTTCGGGATCTTCGTTACGGGTGGAGAGTGCCTTCATGGCGGCGAATCCGCCGACGCCCATGGGGGTGATGGCAGCTTCAGTGCCTCCGGCGATCATGGCGTCGGCGTCGCCGCGCTGGATGATACGGAAGGCGTCGCCGATGGAGTGGGCGGACGAGGTGCAGGCGGTCGCGGTCGCTTCGTTCGGCCCGCGGGCCTTGTAGCGGATGCTGACGTGGCCGGCGGCGAGATTGACGATGGAGCCGGGGATAAAGAATGGACTGATCTTACGCGGACCTCCGGCAAGCATGGCGGAGTGCTCGCGTTCGATGACGTCAAATCCGCCGATGCCGGAGCCGATGTGGACTCCAAAGCGGTCGGAGTTTTCATCAGTGATCTTAAGGCCGGAGTGCTCCATGGCTTCGTGGGAAGCGGCCATAGCGAAGTGGATGAAGCGGCCCATCTTGCGGGCTTCCTTCTTGTCCACGAACTTGTGCGGGTCGAAATCCTTGACTTCGGCCGCGAATCGGACGGGGTGGCCGGTGAGATCGAAGGCCCTGATCTCAGCCATGCCGCTCTTGCCGGCCAACAACCCGTCCCATACCTCAGGCGCGGTTTTTCCCACGCCGCAGACGAGTCCGAGGCCGGTTACAACTACGCGACGTGGTTCCACCGGTTACTTACCTTTCTGGTTCTTTTCGATGTAGTCGACGGCATCCTTGACGGTCTTGATCTTCTCAGCATCTTCGTCAGGGATCTGTATGTCGAAGGCTTCTTCAAACTGCATGACGAGCTCGACGACATCGAGGGAGTCGGCGCCAAGGTCTTCCTGGAAGGAAGCGCCCGGGGTTACTTCGGCTTCATCCACCTGAAGCTGTTCGACAATGATTTGTTTTACTTTTTCGTCTACTGCTGCCATGACTTTCTCCTGATGCTTTCTAAAAGCTCAAACTTGAGATGTGTGCTGCAAAATACCCGGTGCACAAAGATCAACGATACCGAGCGCCTAGGTGAGTGTAAAGCAAAGGGGCCGACTACGTGGGTTGGTACCTGCCGGTTCGGCACGTCGTGGGAACGCTTCTCCCTTGGACGCGTAGATGCAGATTGATGCCTACACGATGGACTGGATGGGGTGCGAAAGGTCCGTTTATGTTGTTTTCGGGGTTGCGGAGACTGACTCACGGCGGCTGAAGGTGGAGAGGAGGGTCTTGAGGATGACGTAGAGGACAGGGATGAAGAAGAGGTTCAGGACTGTGGAGAGGAGCATGCCTCCGACGACGGCGGTGCCGACAGAGTGGCGTCCGTTGGCTCCGGCACCGCTGGCGAAGTAGAGAGGAAGGACGCCGAGGATGAAGGCGAAGCTGGTCATGAGGATGGGCCGGAGGCGGAGTTCGGCGGCGGTGATGGCGGCGTCGATGATGGATTTGCCTTCGGCGAGCTGTTGCTCGGCGAACTCCACGATGAGGATCGAGTTCTTGGCAGAGAGACCGATGAGCATGACCAGGCCGATCTGGACGTAGACGTCATCGACGAGGCCGCGGGCGGCGATCAGGGACAGGGCTCCAAGGATGGCGGTGGGGACGGCGAGAAGGATGATGAACGGAAGGGCGAAGCTCTCGTACTGGGCTGAGAGGGTGAGGTAGACCACGAGGAGGCCAAGGCCGAAGATGATGGTCGCCTTGCCGGCGGACTCGATCTCTTCGAGGGCGAGTCCGGTCCAAGAAAAGGTCATGCCCTGGAGCTTATTTTTGTCGAAGAGCCTCTGCATGTTTTCGAGGCCCTGGCCGGAGCTGAGGCCTTCAGCCGGGGAGCCGTCGATTTCGGCAGAGCGGAAGAGGTTGTAGTGGAAGATGACCTGGGGACCGGAGGTTTCTTTTGCCACGACCAGGTTGTCGAGGGGGATCATCTGGTTGGTGTCTGAGCGGACATAGAACTGGCGGAGATCCTGGGCGGTGCGGCGGAAGGGCAGGTCTGCCTGGACGTAGACGCGGTAGGCGCGGTTGTTGAAGTCGAAGTCGTTGACGTAGGTGGAACCCATGAAGGTGCTCATGGCGGCGGTGATCTGGGATAGTGGGACACCGATCGCCTTCGCCTTCTGGCGGTCGATGGTGACATAGAGTTGCGGGTCATTGGCAGTGAAGGTGGTGTTCAGGTTGGCGACTCCGGCTCCGGGCATGCGGGCCTCGCCGACCATGGTGTGGGCTACGCGGTCGATGTCAGCGAAGGTGTTTCGGCCTGCGTCCTGAAGCATGAACTGGAAGCCGCCGACGGAGCCGATGCCCTGAATGGCGGGTGGTTCAGCAGCGAAGGCGATGCCGCCGGGGATGGCGAAGAGCCTGGGCGAGATCGATGTCACGACATCGTGGGCGGAGTGCCCGGGGCCTTTCTTTGTGCGCTCATCGATCGGCTTGAGAGGGGCGAAGATGATGCCGGAGTTGGGGCTGCTGCCTCCGGAGAGCGAGAAGCCGATGATAGAGAAGGTGCCGAAGACGTCCTCGTTGTTGCGTACCTCGATGGAGACGCGGTCGGCGAACTCGGAGGAGTAGGAGAGCGAGGCTCCGGGGGGTGTCTGGATGATGAGGAGGAAGTAGCTCTGGTCTTCGGCCGGGACGAAGGCGGTGGGGACGTGGTTGTAGATCCAGGCGGTGGCGGCCAAGCCGGCGAAGAAGAGGAGCAGGACGGCGTAGCGGACCTTGACGACCCAGGTCACGGCTATGGCGTACCAGGCGATGACTCGCTTAATTCCTTTGTCGATCAGGCCGAGAAGGCCGCCGTGGCGAATTTCGGGGCGAAGGAGGATGGCCGAGAGCGCGGGCGAGAGGGTGAGGGCGTTGACGGCGGAGATCGCGATCGAGAAGGCGATCGTTAGGGAGAACTGCTTGTAGAGGATGCCGGTGGTTCCGGGGAAGAAGCTGACGGGAACGAAGACGGAGATAAGCACAAGCGAGGTCGCGATGACGGCGCTGGTCACCTCAGCCATGGCGACGCTGGTGGCTTCGTGGGGGTCGTGGATGGCTGCGCTGACGGGGACGCCGGGTTCGGGCGTCAGATGGTCCTCGAGGTGGCGCTGCACGTTTTCGATGACGACGATGGCGTCGTCGACCACGAGACCGGTGGCGAGGGTGATCCCGAAAAGGGTGAGGGAGTTGATGGAAAAGCCGAAAAGCTTGATGAAGGCGAAGGTTCCGATAAGCGAGACGGGGATGGTGACGGCGGGGATGATGGTCGCGCGCCAGTCCTGGAGGAAGAGGAAGATGACGAGGATGACGATGCCGATGGCTTCGCCGATGGTGACTTCGACTTCCTTGATGGAATCGGAGACGACGGTCGTCGTGTCGACCGCGATGATGCCCTCAAGGCCCGGCGGGAAGGATTTTTTGAGCTCGGCCAGGACGGCGCGGCATTGCTTGTCGACGTCGAGGGCATTGGCGTTCGAGAGCTGCTGAATGCCAAGGCCGACGGCCTCATTTCCTGAGAAGCGGAGACTCGTGCTGTAGTCCTCGGCGCCGATCTCGGCCCGGCCTACGTCTTTGAGGAGCACGAGGCCGGAGCCGTTGGTCGTGGTGGTAGCGTTTTTGAGAATGATGTTCTCGAACTCGCGCGGGTCGGAGAGACGGCCGACCACGCGGACAGCCATCTGGTAGGACTGGTTCGGGTCAGATGGCGGAAGGCCAAGCTGGCCTGCGGCGACTTCGACATTCTGCTCGGCGAGAGCGTTGGTGACGTCAAGGGCGGTGAGTTGACGGGCGGCGAGCAGGGCCGGGTTGAGCCAGATGCGCATGGCGTACTTGCGCTCGCCGAAGATGAGGACGTCACCGACGCCGGGAACGCGTTTGAGGGAATCTTTGACGTAGACG
This genomic window from Granulicella sibirica contains:
- the fabF gene encoding beta-ketoacyl-ACP synthase II — its product is MEPRRVVVTGLGLVCGVGKTAPEVWDGLLAGKSGMAEIRAFDLTGHPVRFAAEVKDFDPHKFVDKKEARKMGRFIHFAMAASHEAMEHSGLKITDENSDRFGVHIGSGIGGFDVIEREHSAMLAGGPRKISPFFIPGSIVNLAAGHVSIRYKARGPNEATATACTSSAHSIGDAFRIIQRGDADAMIAGGTEAAITPMGVGGFAAMKALSTRNEDPEHACRPFDKDRDGFVVGEGAGILIMEELEFAKARGAKILAEVIGYGMSADAFHMTGMAPEGEGCYRAMNAALKVAGIEPGKIDYLNAHATSTPLGDALESRAIENLFGDRAKNHELLVSSTKSMTGHLLGGAGGLEAGITILAMLHQIAPPTMNIVELDPQCRLNYVPNKPQPAKIDYALSNSFGFGGTNGSLVFKRWTE
- a CDS encoding LPS-assembly protein LptD, whose translation is MPRLKSQLGSFIFLTTTLLSLSRAQLSAQELTTKAPPQATAEDLPEAPPQYPVARIVPAKDEASDIKILADTQTTVAGHFTLDGSVVITYGDRTVEADHVEYDRESGDLVATGHLVATGGTNQERIEASHGTMNLKTQTGRFYDVKGSVGIKKKNSRLVYTNGNPFLFNGRLVVKTGPQAYDVYDGSVTSCALPHPDWILSAGHFNIDGERARASNSIFHLVNVPVLYLPYVTHAVDTEDRQSGFLIPVISQSSSKGLIIGEQVYLAINRSTDLTVGAEYFSLRGYSQMATFRFRGRNDDFVRAHYSGLLDRLQGSANQGGEDFLLSGRHDFTPHTRVATDVEYLSSFTYRAAFSESFNQAVSSDILSDVYVTHDHDGYVATGLVDRYQGLKRIASVAADGSIIVGQQVRIFHVPSLDLSSVDHALGRSGFVWNFDVDASGLKRVQPNFQTAGVVERFDLHPELAYPLNAGGWHLRPSIGARETYYNRSRSSNIIPNPTESTAGINRSDVEIQVDARAPVIERTFDSGFIRRVLGSDVKHTVEPSVTYRYVTGINNFANILRFDDRDLASNTNELEYGVTQRLFLRPRARKAPCTTDAEQIENPLLSSVDSMIDTPTDSVAPQPGCGTREWITWRLTQKYFFNPTFGGAVQNGRRNLFDSTLDFSGIAFLTEPREISPLISRLRMRASEKVDFEWDVDYDTGAKKFTSSNVFVDVHEGVTFAGLSYARLNAPGRSYSEGIASAVSDFSQMRVLLGFGAPTRAGLSVAGNAGLDLNVGSVQYAALQTSYNWDCCGFSVEYRKYELGSVRNENVYRFNITLANIGTAGNLKRAERLF
- a CDS encoding RDD family protein → MSAAQLETSDHDEALAHMVSSPLKQQVAERLAAHRARRTRIGREQTSHQPTLLEAPAPAPARVNKIAAAVAERYAQSQSYNAFLQAEAEKALQQAQAAAEVAARNARAIAEAQREMLAEMAHKAEIEAAERAVFAPVLVEPIALAPVVVAPVVVAPVAFTQVAEIYVEPIAEPLAVEPQARWFKEEMPPAAAPVAPPVAKQKVTVKQTSSSGFSVRLYEDVGRPHKDVSRREGSLDFEAEVRLDDEERRALDEEIEFRQAPTFELERPTTPIPGNLLEFPRQLVATRKARPRYAEGPLREDGAMAHDGAQLRIFEVEATQISAAPAGESVAPEWSSIWLDALKPEVQEEVVEEKEYSVVLPPQTAPVSRRVMAGLVDGCLVTGATVAFGTGFAYYAPALPSLPVMGIAAGGVLAAFFLIYQMLFFTFSDSTPGMRYARIGLCTFSDDNPTRAAMRRRTFAMLLALLPLGFGFLWACLDDDRLGWHDRISRMYQRSY
- a CDS encoding acyl carrier protein, with the protein product MAAVDEKVKQIIVEQLQVDEAEVTPGASFQEDLGADSLDVVELVMQFEEAFDIQIPDEDAEKIKTVKDAVDYIEKNQKGK
- a CDS encoding efflux RND transporter permease subunit, with the protein product MVDFFIRRPIFATVFALLIVLAGAVSIPTIPISLYPELAPPQVVVTCNYVGANSAIVESAVTIPLEQQINGVEGMRYINSTSSNDGTSSITITFRTGYDLSIAAVDVQNRVAAAQGRLPAAVNNTGITITKANSNFVLTAGFVSPDHSLSQAFISNYLDVYVKDSLKRVPGVGDVLIFGERKYAMRIWLNPALLAARQLTALDVTNALAEQNVEVAAGQLGLPPSDPNQSYQMAVRVVGRLSDPREFENIILKNATTTTNGSGLVLLKDVGRAEIGAEDYSTSLRFSGNEAVGLGIQQLSNANALDVDKQCRAVLAELKKSFPPGLEGIIAVDTTTVVSDSIKEVEVTIGEAIGIVILVIFLFLQDWRATIIPAVTIPVSLIGTFAFIKLFGFSINSLTLFGITLATGLVVDDAIVVIENVQRHLEDHLTPEPGVPVSAAIHDPHEATSVAMAEVTSAVIATSLVLISVFVPVSFFPGTTGILYKQFSLTIAFSIAISAVNALTLSPALSAILLRPEIRHGGLLGLIDKGIKRVIAWYAIAVTWVVKVRYAVLLLFFAGLAATAWIYNHVPTAFVPAEDQSYFLLIIQTPPGASLSYSSEFADRVSIEVRNNEDVFGTFSIIGFSLSGGSSPNSGIIFAPLKPIDERTKKGPGHSAHDVVTSISPRLFAIPGGIAFAAEPPAIQGIGSVGGFQFMLQDAGRNTFADIDRVAHTMVGEARMPGAGVANLNTTFTANDPQLYVTIDRQKAKAIGVPLSQITAAMSTFMGSTYVNDFDFNNRAYRVYVQADLPFRRTAQDLRQFYVRSDTNQMIPLDNLVVAKETSGPQVIFHYNLFRSAEIDGSPAEGLSSGQGLENMQRLFDKNKLQGMTFSWTGLALEEIESAGKATIIFGLGLLVVYLTLSAQYESFALPFIILLAVPTAILGALSLIAARGLVDDVYVQIGLVMLIGLSAKNSILIVEFAEQQLAEGKSIIDAAITAAELRLRPILMTSFAFILGVLPLYFASGAGANGRHSVGTAVVGGMLLSTVLNLFFIPVLYVILKTLLSTFSRRESVSATPKTT